The Myxococcus fulvus genome has a window encoding:
- a CDS encoding serine hydrolase domain-containing protein encodes MQGRSWSLVVIGIFLGGLVAGPALAQGSLSGRIDAFVQAEQKRQGVVGLAVGVVHKGRVVLAKGYGSADLEHRVPVGTDTLFQSGSVGKMFTAMAVMAQVEAGKVSLSDPISKHFPDAPASWAAITVRHLLTHTSGIQDLEGKLDERKDYTDEEFARFIYTLPLEFPAGLRFSYSNSGYVLLGLLVNRVTGTSYVEVLDAKVFKPAGMKTARGISEADIIPHRSSGYQLVKGAPKHQTWVSPSLNTTGDGALYFSVKDMLAWDTAVRKRALLSEESWREILSPVRLNSGATHPYGFGWQLLERNGKPLHQHGGAWQGFRANYSHYVGDSLSIIVLANTAQASPGRFTEGIAAIVNPALGPPKLVAIEDTEPQVTAQLTAFLEEVRAGKVDEARFAYAPPWLASQALPHFAERLKTLGPTGKLRLAQREVVGDDRVYTYLVDFGTDTYVYKVSLIPDGRVSLFGMNELRRQ; translated from the coding sequence ATGCAAGGTCGTTCGTGGTCCCTCGTGGTCATCGGCATCTTCCTCGGAGGTCTTGTCGCTGGGCCCGCGCTGGCGCAGGGCTCGCTGAGCGGGCGCATCGACGCGTTCGTCCAGGCGGAGCAGAAGCGCCAGGGCGTGGTGGGGCTCGCGGTGGGCGTGGTGCACAAGGGGCGCGTCGTGCTCGCGAAGGGGTACGGCTCCGCCGACCTGGAGCACCGTGTCCCCGTGGGGACGGACACGCTCTTCCAGTCGGGCTCGGTGGGGAAGATGTTCACCGCGATGGCGGTGATGGCGCAGGTGGAGGCGGGCAAGGTGTCCTTGTCGGACCCCATCTCGAAGCACTTCCCGGACGCCCCCGCGTCCTGGGCGGCCATCACCGTGCGCCACCTGTTGACGCACACGTCCGGCATCCAGGACCTGGAGGGAAAGCTCGACGAGCGCAAGGACTACACGGACGAGGAGTTCGCCCGGTTCATCTACACGCTGCCCCTGGAGTTCCCGGCGGGCCTGCGCTTCAGCTACAGCAACTCCGGCTATGTCCTGCTGGGCCTGCTGGTGAATCGCGTCACGGGCACGTCGTATGTCGAGGTCCTGGACGCGAAGGTCTTCAAGCCCGCGGGCATGAAGACGGCGCGCGGCATCAGCGAGGCCGACATCATCCCCCACCGCTCGTCCGGCTATCAGTTGGTGAAGGGCGCCCCGAAGCACCAGACCTGGGTGTCCCCGTCGCTCAACACGACGGGAGACGGGGCGCTCTACTTCTCCGTGAAGGACATGCTGGCGTGGGACACCGCCGTGCGGAAGCGCGCTCTCTTGAGCGAGGAGAGCTGGCGCGAAATCCTCTCACCCGTGCGGCTCAACAGCGGCGCCACGCATCCCTATGGGTTCGGCTGGCAGCTCCTGGAGCGCAATGGCAAGCCACTGCACCAGCACGGTGGCGCGTGGCAGGGCTTCCGTGCCAACTACTCCCACTACGTGGGGGACTCGCTGTCCATCATCGTGCTGGCGAACACGGCGCAGGCCAGCCCCGGGCGGTTCACCGAGGGCATCGCCGCCATCGTCAACCCCGCGCTCGGCCCGCCGAAGCTCGTCGCCATCGAGGACACCGAGCCGCAGGTCACCGCCCAGCTCACGGCGTTCCTCGAGGAGGTGAGGGCGGGGAAGGTGGACGAGGCCCGGTTCGCCTACGCGCCGCCGTGGCTCGCCTCGCAGGCGCTGCCGCACTTCGCGGAGCGCCTGAAGACGCTGGGGCCCACGGGGAAGCTGCGGCTCGCCCAGAGGGAGGTGGTGGGCGATGACCGTGTCTACACGTACCTGGTGGACTTCGGCACCGACACCTACGTGTACAAGGTGTCGCTCATCCCGGATGGCCGCGTGTCCCTGTTTGGCATGAACGAGCTGCGCAGGCAGTGA
- a CDS encoding serine/threonine-protein kinase, producing the protein MGKRPLQLLLERGRLSADTLAALRQDLSSHAAPSPTAGPSPDDTVTVPPPVEARSAIAPEDFPVPGWDRYQPVRLLGQGGMGRVFLAWDPRLRRQVALKFVRDESSWLTRRFIAEARAQARVSHERVCEVYEVGEVQNKVFIAMRFIDGQPLGALAPSLRLEQRVMVLRDAALGVHEAHRVGLIHRDLKPSNIMVERADDGTLKPYVMDFGLARDWSASTTLDGTLLGTPHYMAPEQARGEHASLDRRADVYSLGASLYFLLTGHAPFEGQTALEVLEQLRTAEPRPPRMLDKAIPEDLEAITLKCLEKDRSARYDSARALAEDLERYLAGEPVRAHRGAGYQLRKRLRKHWRRVAVVAAMLLVVASALGQVALTRHEASVRERLARRFTEQVERIEALARYSALAPLHDTREDQRRLRERMDLLAAEIDTGGPSARGPGHYALGRGALALGDIAQARRSLESAWSADFREPRVAQSLALVMGQLYRAHLLEAERLRSPEQRQARLSDLERDYRAPALAYLRQSQGAEGLAPEYGTALLAFYEGRLEEALGLLDTLGTQQPWLHEAPMLRGDILVARATRKGTSGAREEALRDFEAARGAYSRAIAIAESLPASHRALAGLEYAVLLMELYDKGDVGPAYERGLASVARALAASPEDYESLVLEARFHRRWAEDRGRHGVDLEVLLQKSSERLRTALALAPQRPEARLELANVLLQWGQSRREHGGDPRERFREALAMLEGIAPEQRDHGFHNQRGLLHKEWAEYEELAGLSSREARGKAMEAYREAIALDPRLPEPYINLGIAYITRAEGLHGAEQEADLARARDALAEARRINPRHVVTFFYGGEAHILLAARRRNSGGDPEPELNAALELYRQGLGINPRLPHLHNGVGRVLRRQAEDAWERGESSEPLLAQAQASYEKALEVAPKWLPALNNLGEVHAVRTLHLREAGKDPGVSLRAALEAYQQAVALAPEHAQPWSNLGTSEALGAAEDLARGRDPGPALKRAEEALQKALKHNPRLAEAWSGQGELLAVRARWGASKGQGADEDFEASARAFDEALKLAPERHDFRLAFVRLCLDWAAWSAGRGADAKVLLERGLVRVDEALAARPGWANAQAHRAGLLLARAELTSGGSEDARRERLQAREALNLALSRNPNLAPRWSNGRETPGATLTR; encoded by the coding sequence ATGGGGAAGCGCCCCCTCCAGCTCCTGCTGGAGCGTGGACGGCTCTCCGCGGACACGCTCGCGGCGCTGCGTCAGGACCTGTCCAGTCACGCGGCTCCGAGCCCCACAGCGGGCCCTTCTCCCGACGACACCGTCACGGTGCCGCCTCCCGTCGAGGCACGGAGCGCGATAGCGCCCGAGGACTTCCCCGTTCCCGGGTGGGACCGCTACCAGCCCGTCCGACTCCTGGGGCAGGGCGGCATGGGGCGCGTGTTCCTCGCGTGGGACCCGCGCCTGCGGCGCCAGGTGGCGCTCAAGTTCGTCCGCGACGAGTCGTCATGGCTCACGCGCCGCTTCATCGCGGAGGCCCGCGCCCAGGCCCGCGTGAGTCACGAGCGCGTCTGCGAGGTCTACGAGGTCGGCGAGGTCCAGAACAAGGTCTTCATCGCCATGCGGTTCATCGACGGCCAGCCGCTCGGCGCGCTCGCGCCGTCACTGCGCCTGGAGCAGCGGGTGATGGTGCTCCGGGATGCCGCGCTCGGCGTGCACGAGGCGCACCGCGTGGGCCTCATCCATCGCGACCTGAAGCCCTCCAACATCATGGTGGAGCGCGCCGATGACGGCACGCTGAAGCCCTATGTCATGGACTTCGGCCTCGCCCGTGACTGGTCCGCGAGCACCACCCTGGATGGGACGCTGCTGGGCACGCCCCACTACATGGCCCCCGAGCAGGCCCGTGGTGAGCACGCCTCGCTGGACCGCCGCGCGGATGTCTACAGCCTGGGCGCCAGCCTCTACTTCCTCCTCACCGGGCATGCTCCGTTCGAGGGGCAGACGGCCCTGGAGGTGCTGGAGCAACTGCGCACCGCGGAGCCTCGGCCACCCCGGATGCTGGACAAGGCCATCCCCGAGGACCTGGAGGCCATCACCCTCAAGTGTCTGGAGAAGGACCGCTCCGCTCGCTACGACTCGGCGCGCGCGCTCGCCGAGGACCTGGAGCGCTATCTCGCGGGCGAGCCCGTGCGCGCGCACCGGGGCGCCGGCTACCAGCTCCGCAAGCGATTGCGCAAACACTGGCGCCGCGTGGCCGTGGTCGCCGCCATGCTGCTGGTCGTCGCGAGCGCGCTCGGGCAGGTGGCCCTGACCCGCCATGAGGCCTCGGTGCGTGAGCGCCTGGCCCGCCGCTTCACCGAGCAGGTGGAGCGCATCGAGGCCCTGGCGCGCTACTCCGCGCTCGCCCCGCTGCACGATACGCGCGAGGACCAGCGCCGGCTGCGCGAGCGGATGGACTTGCTCGCCGCTGAGATCGACACCGGTGGGCCGAGCGCGCGGGGCCCCGGACACTACGCGCTGGGACGAGGTGCCCTCGCGCTGGGCGACATCGCCCAGGCCCGCCGCTCCCTGGAGTCCGCGTGGAGCGCGGACTTCCGAGAGCCCCGCGTGGCCCAGTCCCTGGCCCTGGTGATGGGGCAGCTCTACCGGGCACACCTGCTCGAGGCCGAGCGCCTGCGCTCTCCCGAGCAACGACAGGCGCGCCTGAGTGACCTGGAGCGCGACTACCGAGCCCCGGCGCTCGCGTACCTGCGCCAGAGCCAGGGCGCGGAGGGGCTCGCTCCCGAGTACGGCACGGCCCTGCTGGCCTTCTACGAGGGGCGTCTGGAAGAGGCCCTCGGCCTGCTGGACACGCTGGGCACCCAGCAGCCCTGGCTCCACGAGGCGCCGATGTTGCGCGGGGACATCCTGGTGGCCCGCGCGACTCGCAAGGGGACCTCCGGTGCGCGTGAGGAGGCGCTGCGCGACTTCGAGGCCGCTCGCGGCGCCTACTCCCGGGCCATCGCCATCGCGGAGAGTCTTCCCGCGTCGCATCGCGCCCTGGCCGGGCTCGAGTACGCGGTGCTGTTGATGGAGCTGTATGACAAGGGCGATGTGGGGCCCGCCTATGAGCGGGGGCTCGCCTCCGTCGCGCGGGCGCTGGCCGCCTCACCCGAGGACTACGAGTCGCTCGTCCTGGAGGCGCGCTTCCACCGTCGCTGGGCGGAGGACCGGGGCCGCCATGGCGTGGACCTGGAGGTGCTGCTCCAGAAGTCCTCCGAGCGCCTGCGGACCGCGCTGGCGCTCGCACCCCAGCGGCCCGAGGCCCGGCTCGAGCTGGCCAATGTCCTGCTCCAGTGGGGACAGTCCCGCCGTGAGCACGGCGGCGACCCGCGCGAGCGCTTCCGCGAGGCCCTGGCGATGCTGGAGGGAATCGCTCCCGAGCAACGGGACCACGGGTTCCACAACCAGCGGGGGCTGCTCCACAAGGAATGGGCGGAGTACGAGGAGCTGGCGGGGCTGTCCTCGCGGGAGGCCCGTGGGAAGGCCATGGAGGCCTATCGCGAGGCCATCGCGCTCGACCCTCGGCTGCCCGAGCCGTACATCAACCTGGGAATCGCATACATCACCCGCGCGGAGGGGTTGCATGGCGCGGAGCAGGAGGCGGACCTGGCCCGGGCGCGCGATGCGCTGGCGGAGGCCCGCCGCATCAACCCCAGACATGTGGTGACGTTCTTCTATGGAGGCGAGGCCCACATCCTCCTGGCCGCGCGCCGACGGAACTCGGGCGGAGACCCGGAGCCGGAGCTGAACGCGGCGCTCGAGTTGTATCGCCAGGGTTTGGGCATCAATCCGCGACTGCCGCATCTCCACAACGGCGTGGGGAGGGTGCTCCGTCGTCAGGCGGAGGATGCGTGGGAGCGCGGCGAGTCCTCGGAGCCGCTGCTGGCCCAGGCCCAGGCGAGCTATGAGAAGGCGCTCGAGGTGGCGCCCAAGTGGCTCCCAGCGCTCAACAACCTGGGCGAGGTGCACGCCGTGCGGACCCTGCACCTGCGCGAGGCGGGGAAGGACCCGGGCGTGAGCCTCCGCGCGGCGCTGGAGGCCTATCAGCAGGCCGTGGCGCTGGCGCCGGAGCACGCCCAACCCTGGTCCAACCTGGGCACCAGCGAGGCGCTCGGGGCCGCGGAGGACCTGGCGCGAGGCAGGGATCCGGGCCCTGCGTTGAAGCGCGCCGAGGAAGCGCTCCAGAAGGCCCTGAAGCACAACCCCCGGCTGGCGGAGGCCTGGAGCGGACAGGGGGAGCTGCTCGCGGTCCGTGCGCGCTGGGGCGCATCGAAGGGGCAGGGGGCGGACGAGGACTTCGAGGCCTCGGCGCGAGCGTTCGATGAGGCCCTGAAGCTCGCGCCCGAGCGCCATGACTTCCGGTTGGCCTTCGTCCGGCTCTGTCTGGATTGGGCGGCGTGGAGCGCCGGGCGGGGCGCGGACGCGAAGGTCCTCCTGGAGCGCGGTCTCGTCCGTGTGGACGAGGCGCTGGCGGCGAGGCCCGGATGGGCCAACGCGCAGGCCCACCGCGCGGGGCTGCTCCTGGCGCGAGCGGAGCTCACGTCAGGAGGGAGCGAGGACGCCCGGAGGGAGCGGCTTCAGGCGCGGGAGGCGTTGAATCTGGCGCTCTCCCGCAACCCGAATCTTGCCCCACGTTGGTCGAACGGACGGGAGACTCCGGGCGCCACGCTTACACGCTGA
- a CDS encoding Ig-like domain-containing protein, with the protein MRSGPGVQWSWRLGVMLALLLSACGVEPLEEAGDGALTHEQSVSSLTWDPYADAVAPGTNAAVLNASASLGAPDGRAATLLGLLNAALVLDLGQGEEGTGDLRVYYQGLSLALVAQVDFLKADGTFIGSSPLHLVELGLGTHIAVATYPGNVPYRYVRIKGALAVYLVDAVETSLRVICGDGVIGGSEICDDGNQLSGDGCNSICEVEPGYTCTGQPSICDNNRAPTVEAAHATTPEDTAVNITLTASDPDGDALTYAFTLPGHGTLTGTGASVTYTPNADFNGTDTFQVTVSDGRKQATATVTVTVTPVNDAPVATSSSVTVSYNTSTPITLAATDVDGDVLGFTVTAPPANGTLSGTGAQLLYTPNADFQGTDSFTFTASDGALTSNTATVSITVRGPPVCGDGIVDSGEVCDDGNRAAGDGCRADCRGVEVCGDGLVDSAAGEQCDDGGTTPGDGCDADCQLDAFSNVPPTLISGTLTCTTANSNTGRKAAVDALGRFYVVMNCGGAVHVSVSLDRGFTWVGPTPLGITNAAEVAIEGGPTGTAYVAATSAGALLFTRTVDSGASWEAPRTLSSAANPTVSLDSTGDAVYIAVSRGSAGVRVLRNFARGAGDFSVTDVDQNNAFFDVLVDKISGDVFSVSDDPSFRIRRSSDQGTTFGPQSSPPGQAFFSDWTGSNGFIYVTGTFGDDNVDVIPVSAPGTSTQVTGLPNDVPPGSVRSIDADALGNGYVVSQRGTGNIQLDRMLVGATVIQPTDARTIGPGTVPAVAALPSNGGALVAYTNGTSVYGSVVVY; encoded by the coding sequence ATGCGAAGTGGTCCTGGTGTGCAGTGGTCGTGGCGGCTCGGCGTGATGCTGGCCCTTCTGCTTTCGGCGTGCGGTGTGGAACCCCTGGAGGAGGCGGGCGACGGGGCTTTGACGCATGAGCAGTCGGTGTCCTCGCTGACGTGGGACCCGTATGCGGACGCGGTGGCGCCGGGCACCAATGCGGCGGTGCTCAACGCGAGCGCGTCACTGGGCGCTCCCGACGGGAGGGCGGCGACGCTGCTGGGACTGCTCAACGCGGCGCTGGTCCTGGACCTGGGCCAGGGCGAGGAAGGCACTGGAGATCTGCGCGTCTATTACCAGGGCCTGTCGCTGGCGCTGGTGGCGCAGGTCGACTTCCTGAAGGCGGATGGGACCTTCATCGGCTCCAGCCCGTTGCACCTGGTCGAGCTGGGCCTGGGGACGCATATCGCGGTGGCGACGTATCCGGGGAACGTGCCCTATCGCTACGTGCGCATCAAGGGCGCGCTCGCCGTGTATCTGGTGGACGCGGTGGAGACGTCGCTGCGAGTCATCTGTGGGGACGGAGTGATTGGTGGGTCCGAGATATGTGACGACGGCAATCAGCTCTCGGGGGACGGCTGCAACAGCATCTGCGAGGTGGAGCCGGGATACACCTGCACGGGGCAGCCGAGCATCTGCGACAACAACCGGGCCCCCACCGTCGAGGCGGCTCACGCGACGACTCCCGAGGACACCGCCGTGAACATCACGCTCACGGCGTCGGACCCGGATGGCGACGCGCTGACGTACGCGTTCACCCTGCCCGGCCATGGAACGCTCACGGGCACGGGGGCGTCGGTGACGTACACCCCGAACGCGGACTTCAACGGAACGGACACCTTCCAGGTCACGGTCTCCGACGGTCGGAAGCAGGCGACGGCCACCGTCACCGTCACCGTGACGCCGGTCAACGACGCGCCCGTGGCGACGTCTTCCTCGGTGACGGTGAGCTACAACACGTCGACGCCCATCACGCTGGCGGCCACGGACGTGGACGGGGATGTGCTCGGTTTCACGGTGACGGCGCCTCCCGCGAACGGCACCCTGTCCGGGACGGGTGCGCAGCTGCTCTACACCCCGAACGCGGACTTCCAGGGGACGGACTCGTTCACCTTCACGGCCAGCGACGGCGCGCTGACGTCGAACACGGCCACGGTCAGCATCACCGTCCGGGGGCCGCCGGTCTGCGGAGACGGCATCGTCGACTCGGGCGAGGTGTGCGATGACGGCAACCGCGCCGCGGGGGACGGCTGTCGAGCGGACTGCCGCGGCGTGGAGGTGTGCGGAGACGGCCTGGTCGACAGCGCGGCGGGCGAGCAGTGCGATGATGGCGGCACGACGCCTGGGGATGGCTGCGACGCCGATTGCCAGTTGGACGCCTTCTCGAACGTTCCTCCCACGCTCATCAGCGGGACGCTGACCTGCACCACGGCCAATTCGAACACGGGCCGCAAGGCCGCGGTGGATGCGCTGGGGCGCTTCTACGTCGTCATGAACTGTGGTGGCGCGGTCCATGTCAGCGTGAGCCTGGACCGGGGCTTCACCTGGGTGGGCCCGACTCCACTGGGCATCACCAACGCGGCGGAGGTCGCGATCGAAGGCGGACCCACGGGGACCGCGTATGTGGCGGCCACCAGCGCGGGAGCGCTGCTGTTCACCCGGACGGTGGACTCGGGAGCGAGCTGGGAGGCGCCGCGAACGCTCAGCTCCGCGGCCAATCCCACCGTCAGCCTGGATTCGACGGGTGACGCGGTCTACATCGCCGTCTCACGAGGCTCCGCGGGGGTGCGCGTCCTGCGGAACTTCGCACGCGGCGCGGGCGACTTCAGCGTGACGGACGTGGACCAGAACAATGCCTTCTTCGACGTCCTCGTGGACAAGATCAGCGGAGATGTCTTCTCGGTGAGCGACGACCCCTCGTTCCGCATCCGTCGCAGCAGCGACCAGGGGACGACCTTCGGTCCGCAGAGCTCTCCGCCGGGGCAGGCGTTCTTCTCGGACTGGACGGGCTCCAACGGCTTCATCTACGTCACGGGCACGTTCGGGGATGACAACGTGGACGTCATCCCGGTCTCCGCGCCGGGGACGAGCACCCAGGTGACAGGGCTCCCCAATGACGTCCCTCCCGGATCCGTCCGTTCGATTGACGCGGACGCGCTGGGCAACGGCTACGTCGTGTCTCAGCGAGGGACGGGCAACATCCAGTTGGACCGGATGCTCGTGGGGGCCACGGTGATTCAGCCCACGGATGCCAGGACCATCGGGCCGGGCACCGTGCCCGCCGTCGCGGCGCTCCCGTCGAACGGCGGCGCATTGGTGGCGTATACGAACGGCACCAGCGTCTACGGCTCGGTGGTGGTGTACTGA
- a CDS encoding DUF6585 family protein, with the protein MVFPTHRLYWLAGGLVLIYFALAMVLTPSGIHLLPADMVKGMVRSQTGFVFALLGIPCGLYLILWRAGDLFVWLLSPSSLELDARGIHVGKTSVLWRDMTSIVREHNNECLILAHRGSKYRLRLHLWSDSDELEAVVTQQVISMLLPAIRRQVARGEQVRFGPVSVCADGLIFKKQLIAWEDIESLRLQDDFEQGVSTRELHILANGRLRKIDEEKLVNAPVLFSYLSDRLAG; encoded by the coding sequence TTGGTCTTCCCCACGCACCGCCTGTACTGGCTGGCGGGGGGACTCGTCCTCATCTACTTCGCGCTCGCGATGGTGCTCACGCCCTCGGGCATCCATCTGCTGCCCGCGGACATGGTGAAGGGGATGGTGCGCAGTCAGACGGGCTTCGTCTTCGCGCTGCTCGGCATCCCCTGCGGGCTCTATCTGATTCTCTGGCGCGCGGGCGACCTGTTCGTCTGGCTGCTCTCCCCGAGCTCGCTGGAGCTGGACGCCCGAGGCATCCACGTGGGCAAGACGTCCGTCCTGTGGCGCGACATGACGAGCATCGTGCGCGAGCACAACAACGAGTGCCTCATCCTCGCGCACCGTGGCAGCAAGTACCGGCTGCGGCTGCACCTGTGGAGTGACTCGGACGAGCTGGAGGCCGTGGTCACCCAGCAGGTCATCTCCATGCTCCTGCCCGCCATCCGTCGTCAGGTGGCTCGCGGTGAGCAGGTGCGCTTCGGCCCGGTGTCGGTCTGCGCCGACGGGCTGATCTTCAAGAAGCAGCTCATCGCCTGGGAGGACATCGAGTCACTGCGGCTGCAGGACGACTTCGAGCAGGGTGTCTCCACGCGGGAGCTGCACATCCTCGCGAACGGCCGGCTGCGCAAGATCGACGAGGAGAAGCTCGTCAACGCGCCCGTCCTGTTCTCCTACCTCTCAGACCGGCTCGCCGGCTGA
- a CDS encoding TetR/AcrR family transcriptional regulator, with translation MSSEHRTAILDAATDSFSRLGFKKTSIEDIAKRAGIGKGTVYLHFESKEALLGAVIDRNRGAVLVHLEAAVRRAATPEAKLRTFIEVREAQLTRVTRTLSLPETMMLEFIPVAEPFLREDRARELALLESIIVEGKAQGAFAVREPRSVAMGLLAGLHGITGMLLTSVEGARQRAALSEMLELVLRGLKVGAREPST, from the coding sequence ATGAGCTCCGAGCACCGCACCGCGATTCTCGACGCCGCCACGGACAGCTTCTCCCGGCTCGGCTTCAAGAAGACCTCCATCGAGGACATCGCGAAGCGCGCGGGCATCGGCAAGGGGACCGTCTACCTCCACTTCGAGAGCAAGGAGGCCCTGCTCGGCGCCGTCATCGACCGGAACCGGGGCGCGGTGCTCGTCCACCTGGAGGCCGCGGTGCGCAGGGCGGCGACTCCAGAGGCGAAGCTGCGCACGTTCATCGAGGTGCGCGAGGCGCAGCTCACGCGCGTCACGCGGACGCTCTCGCTCCCTGAAACCATGATGCTGGAGTTCATCCCCGTCGCCGAACCGTTCCTCCGGGAGGACCGGGCGCGGGAGCTCGCGCTGCTGGAGTCCATCATCGTCGAGGGGAAGGCGCAGGGGGCCTTCGCCGTGCGTGAGCCCCGGAGCGTCGCGATGGGGTTGTTGGCCGGGCTCCACGGCATCACGGGCATGCTCCTCACCTCGGTGGAGGGCGCCCGTCAGCGCGCGGCGCTCTCGGAGATGCTCGAGCTGGTGCTCCGCGGGTTGAAGGTGGGAGCTCGGGAGCCGTCGACGTGA
- a CDS encoding sigma 54-interacting transcriptional regulator, whose amino-acid sequence MSRPPPVSPPSPQVLADVSTAAEPPRRASEAASHPVAVLTLVAHPHLARVGERLVLEDLLAGQEWVLSRNAPDFTPASSAFGAPLGDPFLSRKPFLRFNRTDAGIRVSVGPEGKCTSDGLPLGDAREWSLEEVRAGIPLELAGRLALLLHLSDPKSTSARSLPGMVGESVGLRRVRKDIERVADLDLSVLIRGETGTGKELVAQALHQQSPRAKKPFLSINLGAIPKELAAAELFGAAKGAFTGAHQARDGFFRAAQGGTLFLDEIGEASAEIQVMLLRVLETGELFPVGASTPVRADVRLVAATDADLDTHIRDGRFKAPLLHRLAGYEIQLPPLRERREDIAPLFLHFAREALESIGESHRLTPGDPYQEPWLPPALAIRLLRHSWPGNIRQLRNVARQLVVGSRGQPRLELGPRLAQELEPPLPRARPPAPESPDAEPVARRKSTDVTEPELLEALRAQDWDVKRAADHLGIPRSSIYNLIERSPVIRLAGDLSVEELTRCFHECQGDLDAMVRRLEVSRRALSRRIKELGLG is encoded by the coding sequence GTGTCCCGGCCCCCTCCCGTCTCCCCTCCATCGCCCCAGGTGTTGGCCGACGTCTCCACGGCCGCGGAGCCTCCACGCCGCGCGTCCGAGGCCGCCTCCCACCCGGTGGCGGTGCTGACGCTCGTCGCCCACCCACACCTGGCCCGCGTGGGTGAGCGGCTCGTGCTCGAGGACCTGCTCGCGGGTCAGGAGTGGGTCCTCTCGCGCAATGCCCCGGACTTCACGCCCGCCTCCAGCGCCTTCGGCGCGCCGCTGGGGGATCCGTTCCTGAGCCGCAAGCCCTTCCTCCGGTTCAACCGGACGGACGCGGGGATTCGCGTGAGCGTGGGGCCCGAAGGGAAGTGCACGTCGGACGGCCTGCCGCTGGGGGACGCTCGGGAGTGGAGCCTGGAGGAGGTCAGGGCGGGCATCCCCCTGGAGCTGGCCGGGCGGCTCGCCCTGCTGCTGCACCTGTCCGACCCCAAGTCCACCTCCGCGCGCTCGTTGCCAGGCATGGTGGGCGAGAGCGTGGGATTGCGCAGGGTGCGCAAGGACATCGAGCGTGTCGCGGACCTGGACTTGAGTGTCCTCATCCGAGGCGAGACGGGCACCGGAAAGGAATTGGTCGCGCAGGCGCTCCATCAGCAGAGCCCGCGCGCGAAGAAGCCCTTCCTGAGCATCAACCTGGGCGCCATCCCCAAGGAGCTCGCGGCAGCCGAGTTGTTCGGCGCGGCGAAGGGTGCCTTCACCGGAGCGCATCAGGCCCGCGACGGTTTCTTCCGCGCGGCACAGGGTGGCACCCTCTTCCTGGATGAAATCGGAGAGGCTTCCGCCGAAATCCAGGTCATGCTCCTGAGAGTCCTGGAGACAGGCGAGCTGTTCCCCGTGGGCGCCAGCACGCCGGTCCGCGCGGATGTGAGGCTGGTGGCCGCCACGGACGCGGACCTGGACACCCACATCCGCGATGGCCGCTTCAAGGCCCCGCTGCTCCACCGGCTCGCGGGCTATGAAATCCAGTTGCCGCCGCTGCGCGAGCGCCGTGAGGACATCGCCCCGTTGTTCCTCCACTTCGCCCGTGAGGCCTTGGAGTCCATCGGGGAGTCGCATCGACTGACACCGGGCGACCCCTACCAGGAGCCCTGGCTGCCGCCTGCGCTCGCCATCCGGTTGCTGCGCCATTCCTGGCCTGGGAACATCCGCCAGCTGCGCAACGTGGCCCGGCAGCTCGTCGTCGGCAGTCGGGGACAACCCCGGCTGGAGCTCGGACCGCGGCTCGCACAGGAGCTGGAGCCCCCCCTGCCCCGCGCGCGCCCTCCTGCCCCCGAGTCGCCCGACGCCGAGCCCGTGGCGCGACGCAAGTCCACCGACGTGACGGAGCCGGAGCTGCTTGAGGCCCTGCGCGCGCAAGACTGGGACGTCAAGCGCGCCGCGGACCACCTGGGCATCCCCCGCTCGTCCATCTACAACCTCATCGAGCGCAGTCCTGTCATCCGGCTCGCCGGAGACTTGAGCGTGGAGGAACTCACCCGCTGCTTCCATGAGTGCCAGGGCGACCTGGACGCCATGGTCCGCCGCCTGGAAGTGTCCCGCCGCGCGCTCAGCCGTCGCATCAAGGAACTGGGGCTCGGCTGA